Within the Corynebacterium afermentans subsp. lipophilum genome, the region GCCCACCGATGTGCACGGCCTGCGGCTTGGCGGCCAGCTCCTCCCAGCCGGGCATGACGTTGGCCACCGCGACCTCGCTGCGGCGGTTCAGCACCACGCCGAGGGTGTGGTCCGCGTCTTGCTCCAGCACGAGAACCACGGTGCGGGCGAACTCGGGCGAGAACATGCCGGGCGCGGAAACGAGCAGCATGCCCGGCTCCGGATCAACCCGCTCCAGTGCGTTGAACAGGCGGTCTGCGTAGAAATACTCAGGCATTTTCCTTCTCCCACCAGGCTTTCAGCTCGGCGACGGCCTCGTCGTGCTCAAGTTCGCCGCGCTCCAAGCGCAGCTCCTTGAGATACTTCCATGCCTTGCCCACCTCCGGGCCGGGTTCGAGGCCCAGGATCTGCATGATCTCGTTGCCGTCCAGGTCCGGGCGCACGCGCGCGAGGTCCTCCTTGGCGGCGATGTCCGCGATGCGCTCTTCCAAGTGGTCGTAGGTGCGCTGCAGGCGCGCGGCCTTCTTGGCGTTGCGGGTGGTGGAATCGGCGCGCACGAGTTTGTGCAGCTTGGGCAGCAGTTCGCCGGCGTCGGTGACGTAGCGGCGCACGGCGGAGTCGGTCCACTGGCCCTCGCCAAAGCCGTGGAAGCGCATGTGCAGGAACACGAGCTGGCCCACGTCCGAGATGACGTGCTTCGGGTACTTCAGGGCCTTCAGGCGCTTGCGGGTCATCTTCGCGCCGACCACCTCGTGGTGGTGGAAGGTCACGCCGCCGCCCTCCTTGGGTGCGCGGGTGGCTGGTTTGCCGATGTCGTGCATCAGCGCCGCCCAGCGCAGCTTCAGATCCGGGCCCTCGTCCTCGAGTTCGGTGGCCTGGCGCAGCACGGTCAGGGAGTGGCGGTAGACGTCCTTGTGCTGCATATGCTCGTCGGTCTCCAGCTGCAGCGCCGGAATCTCGGGCAAAATATACGACGCCAAACCGGTGGACACCAGCAGGTCGATGCCCTCCCAGGGACGCGCGCCGAGCATGAGTTTGTCCAGCTCAGCCTGTACGCGCTCGGCGGTGATGCGCTCGATCTCGCCCGCCATGTCACACATCGCGTCATATACCCGGTCGGCCACGCTGAAGCCCAGCTGGGAGACAAAGCGGGCCGCACGCAGCATGCGCAGCGGGTCGTCCCTAAACGACACTTCGGGCTCCTGCGGGGTGTCCAGCACCTGCTGCACAAGGTCCGAAAGTCCGTCGACGGGGTC harbors:
- a CDS encoding CCA tRNA nucleotidyltransferase, with amino-acid sequence MARAQDVVAKHAALLEPLAQLFSGRGETLYMVGGSVRDAMLGRGVHDLDFTTSARPEVIQEILGEWGEKVWDTGIEFGTVSAIRRGETVEITTFRSDLYDGVTRNPEVTFGDTLEGDLIRRDFACNAMAIELSLDDELRLSPTFHDPVDGLSDLVQQVLDTPQEPEVSFRDDPLRMLRAARFVSQLGFSVADRVYDAMCDMAGEIERITAERVQAELDKLMLGARPWEGIDLLVSTGLASYILPEIPALQLETDEHMQHKDVYRHSLTVLRQATELEDEGPDLKLRWAALMHDIGKPATRAPKEGGGVTFHHHEVVGAKMTRKRLKALKYPKHVISDVGQLVFLHMRFHGFGEGQWTDSAVRRYVTDAGELLPKLHKLVRADSTTRNAKKAARLQRTYDHLEERIADIAAKEDLARVRPDLDGNEIMQILGLEPGPEVGKAWKYLKELRLERGELEHDEAVAELKAWWEKENA